A segment of the Clostridia bacterium genome:
TACCGTGTGTTTCCCGCCTATGCCGAGCAAGGTGTCGCCGACGAAGGGGATCAACGACGAATAGAACCCCGGCAAGGTCCCCTCGTCCGTGCAAGTGATATGCGCGGAATCGGACAGGTCGAAAGCAAGCAGAGGCTCTTCCTCTCGTGCGCGTGCCGTACACACGTACGCCGTTTGGCGGTCCAAGCGCACGCGGAACAGGCTGTCGCTTTCCGTCCTCAGGCGCTTGCACGCGCCCAGTATGGTGCGGTCTTCCGCGGATACGCTCGTCAAAATGACGCTGTCGATACCATTACCGTAATAATAGCCTTTGGGTTCATATTGAGACCAACGATAGTCCCGTCCCTCGCTCACGACGCTCAGCACGCCCGCCTCTTCCGACAACCATTCTTGCGATTGCACACACCCTTCCACCTCGACGGTGCCGACAAGACGCAAGGAGTTGCGGTCGAACGCAAGGCACGCGATTTGCGTAACGAGCCCCGACCGCGTCGCGCGATAGACTTGGTCCAAGCACGCAACATACACGCGCCCGTCTCCAAAACGGCAGACGCTCGTCGGGTAGGTAACGGAAGATACCATCACGGCGCTTTGGCCGAGTATCGACAGGTTTTCGTCAAACATGGTCAACGCCGTATAATGATAGTTATAGTTGGGTATCGTGCAATCTATCTCGGTGGGCGCGACGAGTATCTTGCGGTCGCCGTCGAGCACGTAGGGAACAAACGTGGACGGATCGTCGGGATCGACCGCACTTTCGCTCATAAAATGAGCGGTTTGCAAAAACAATCTGCCGTCAATGACGCGAGAGGAAACGTAATTTCCGCCCGGCAAAACGCGCTTTTCTTTGACGACGACGTGCTCTATATCCGAAACGTCCAAAACAAACACGGCGGTGGCGCCGCCGATATGGCCGCCCGTGCCGTAGCACGTCACGAAGGCCGTCTTGCCATCGTCTAAGACGCTCATCGCATACTTGTCTATATAATCGACGTCCTGCCCGAACGGCGCAAACTCAAACGTTGCGGCAAGCGCGGTTTCCAAACCCGCTTTGCGATAAAAGCGTATGCGCAAGCGGCGGGCGTGATAGTAGGTACGCACTTGGTTGCCGACCTGCTCTTCGTAGGCGTCGGCCTCCCCCGCAAATCGAGTCAGGTAACAAAAATAGTCGTCGCTTCCGACGTACGCCCCATCGCTCGCCGTACCCTCGTACTTCGGATACTCGTATACGCCCCAATC
Coding sequences within it:
- a CDS encoding beta-propeller domain-containing protein encodes the protein MKTYEERTQAVLDMVEKKRRRRRAIVATVSSVVPCLVVLMVTLAVFLPTAGGLSSDKSVEMAADRSSSSPYGESAANGNPKADSSVDQAPLYDHPTEQAQAGADTREEPSAIAELPALPTRVDSYAALTDLVETVKDTIGRENIHYVNGRGYYQGNEYYVQNQQIDWGVYEYPKYEGTASDGAYVGSDDYFCYLTRFAGEADAYEEQVGNQVRTYYHARRLRIRFYRKAGLETALAATFEFAPFGQDVDYIDKYAMSVLDDGKTAFVTCYGTGGHIGGATAVFVLDVSDIEHVVVKEKRVLPGGNYVSSRVIDGRLFLQTAHFMSESAVDPDDPSTFVPYVLDGDRKILVAPTEIDCTIPNYNYHYTALTMFDENLSILGQSAVMVSSVTYPTSVCRFGDGRVYVACLDQVYRATRSGLVTQIACLAFDRNSLRLVGTVEVEGCVQSQEWLSEEAGVLSVVSEGRDYRWSQYEPKGYYYGNGIDSVILTSVSAEDRTILGACKRLRTESDSLFRVRLDRQTAYVCTARAREEEPLLAFDLSDSAHITCTDEGTLPGFYSSLIPFVGDTLLGIGGKHTVEEYMVTAMDLYRVEEGELGKIAEAKYGRYEGLQNGYEITDGWSGYSCVVDRERGLIGGRFYYYKLQNTKDENGNPQQETERKAYFILTAYRDGEMRTVKRVDVTALQGANVMREGRFVYLYGDGGIITINLDETE